DNA from candidate division KSB1 bacterium:
CAGACGAGACCTCCGAATCCGATAGCCAGAGACGCGAGAAGCAAAAGAAACGCCTCGCACGCCAGGTAGAGCGTCTGGACGAATTTCTAAAGAACAATACGCCCAAAGCCGGCAAGAGCAAAGCCGAGATTCAGAGCAATGTCACCGACAATGAGTCGGCGAAGATGCCGACCTCCCACGGCGTCATTCAAGGCTACAATGCCCAGGCTTTAGTCGACGACAAGCATCAAATAATCGTCAATGCAGAGACCATGGGCAATGGCCAGGACCATGATAATCTCAAACCGATGCTTGAAGGCGCCAAAAAGAACATGCAAGCCATCGGCAAAAAGGAAGATTATTTTACAGGCAAGCAGTTGAGCGCCGACTGCAACTATCATAACAAAGACAATATGGCCATTTGCGATACAGAAAAAATCGACGCCTATATTCCCGACCCGCAGTTCCGCAAAAGGGATGTGCGCTTTTCTGAACGGGACAGATTTAAAGACGGAATTAATCCCAGGAAGAAAGTTAAGAAAAAAACTATTAGTAAGCAAAATAGATTCGCCCTTGAAGATTTCATCTACGATGAACAGAACAAATCTTATATTTGTCCCAACAAAAAAGTTTTGAAACGCCATGCCCATGCGCACCGAATTCGTAATCTTATCTATGATATTTATCGGGCCCGGGAAACCGATTGTGCGGTCTGTCCATTCCGACAGAAATGCTTGAGCAAGAAAACCACCAAACGCAGACACTTAGTGATTCCTTTAGAACGGGTTGAGGAAGTCCAAAAGAAGTTTAGCTTGGTAGAGGCGATGAAACAGAAGATAGATACACACGAGGGCCGGCGTATCTATAGCAGACGC
Protein-coding regions in this window:
- a CDS encoding IS1182 family transposase → MAKYKPYNYDQMVMIPITLKEQLEPGTIEYAIHELVEKKIDLSVFENRFKNDDTGASAFDPKILLQIVLFAYSRGIIGSRPIERACRENIIFMALGCGFQPDHSTIAHFVSSMKEEIESIFCNILLVCEELNLLGGTHFSLDGLKLPSNASKEWSGTFKELQKKRDKLREKLNEVLSEHIHTDETSESDSQRREKQKKRLARQVERLDEFLKNNTPKAGKSKAEIQSNVTDNESAKMPTSHGVIQGYNAQALVDDKHQIIVNAETMGNGQDHDNLKPMLEGAKKNMQAIGKKEDYFTGKQLSADCNYHNKDNMAICDTEKIDAYIPDPQFRKRDVRFSERDRFKDGINPRKKVKKKTISKQNRFALEDFIYDEQNKSYICPNKKVLKRHAHAHRIRNLIYDIYRARETDCAVCPFRQKCLSKKTTKRRHLVIPLERVEEVQKKFSLVEAMKQKIDTHEGRRIYSRRLAIVEPVFANIRAQKRLDRFTLRTKEKVNIQWMLFALVHNIEKIAHYGRAY